Proteins encoded together in one Prunus dulcis chromosome 3, ALMONDv2, whole genome shotgun sequence window:
- the LOC117621009 gene encoding LOW QUALITY PROTEIN: pentatricopeptide repeat-containing protein At3g22150, chloroplastic-like (The sequence of the model RefSeq protein was modified relative to this genomic sequence to represent the inferred CDS: inserted 2 bases in 1 codon) produces MAFSALPLPLSTPSPSTQTSIANPPEHLSSSALPLPKLKTPTIRSRLSKLCQEGQPLLARQLFDTLPRPTTVLWNTIIIGFICNNMPNEALLFYAQMKASSPHIKSDSYTYSSTLKACADTRNFKMGKALHCHVLRCLPNPSRIVCNSLLNMYSACYTDFDYSGYDLVRRVFDTMRKRNVVAWNTLVSWYVKTERYAEAVKQFTMMMRMRITPSAVSFVNVFPALSAMGDYKNANVLYGMLLRLGDEYVKDLFAVSSATFMYGELGCLDYARKIFDHCLERNTEIWNTMIGAYVQNNLPIEAISLFFQAVKSEQAILDEVTFLSALTACSQLQQLELAGQLHAFIIKHLRVMPVILQNATIVMYSRCNSVEMSFKIFHKMPERDVVSWNTMVSAFVQNGLDDEALMLVSEMQKQQFMIDSVTVTALLSASSNLRNLDIGKQTHAYLIRHGIQFEGMESYLIDMYAKSGSVRIAERIFKTEYTHDRDQATWNSMIAGYTQNGLTEEAFVVFRQMLEQNLIPNAVTLASILPACNPVGNIDMGKQLHAFSIRQYLDQNVFVGTALIDVYSKCGAITNAENVFTGTHEKNSVTYTTMILGYGQHGMGXRALSLFHSMQRSGIVPDAITFVAVLSACSYAGLVDEGLSIYDSMKREYNIKPLTAHYCCIADMLGRVGRVVEAYEFVKGLGEEGDVTEIWGSLLGACRIHKHFELGKIVAEKLLEIEAGNGKTGYHVLLSNIYAEEGKWENVDRVRKQMREKGLRKETGCSWIEITGFLNCFVSRDQKHPQRDEIYDMLEELTTTMKDTGYRPSLSSPLDAIMEPNE; encoded by the exons ATGGCCTTCTCTGCTCTTCCTCTACCTCTCTCCACACCCTCTCCCTCCACTCAAACCTCAATAGCCAACCCTCCTGAACACCTCTCGTCCTCAGCCCTCCCACtcccaaaactcaaaaccccAACCATTCGCTCCCGCCTCAGCAAACTCTGCCAAGAAGGCCAACCTCTCCTTGCCCGCCAACTGTTTGATACTCTTCCTCGCCCAACAACCGTTCTCTGGAACACCATCATCATTGGGTTCATTTGCAACAACATGCCCAATGAAGCCCTCTTGTTCTATGCCCAGATGAAGGCCTCCTCTCCCCACATCAAGTCTGACTCTTACACTTACTCTTCTACCCTGAAAGCGTGTGCTGATACCCGCAATTTCAAGATGGGTAAAGCCCTGCATTGCCATGTTCTTCGGTGCCTACCGAATCCCAGCAGGATTGTATGCAATTCACTTTTGAATATGTACTCTGCTTGCTATACTGACTTTGATTATTCTGGGTATGATTTAGTACGTAGAGTGTTTGATACAATGCGTAAGAGAAACGTGGTTGCGTGGAATACTCTGGTTTCATGGTATGTTAAGACTGAGAGATATGCAGAAGCAGTCAAGCAATTTACGATGATGATGAGAATGAGAATAACACCGAGTGCTGTTAGTTTTGTCAATGTTTTCCCTGCCCTTTCTGCTATGGGGGACTATAAAAATGCGAATGTTTTATATGGTATGCTTCTTAGATTGGGTGATGAATATGTGAAGGACTTGTTTGCCGTGAGCTCAGCAACATTTATGTACGGCGAACTTGGTTGCCTTGATTATGCAAGGAAGATTTTTGACCATTGTTTAGAGAGAAACACAGAGATTTGGAACACCATGATTGGTGCGTATGTTCAAAATAACCTTCCTATTGAAGCAATCAGCCTTTTCTTTCAAGCTGTGAAGTCAGAACAGGCTATTCTTGATGAGGTGACTTTTCTATCAGCTTTAACTGCATGTTCGCAGTTGCAACAGTTGGAATTAGCTGGGCAACTACATGCTTTTATTATCAAGCATTTGAGAGTGATGCCCGTTATTTTACAAAATGCAACTATCGTGATGTATTCAAGGTGCAATTCTGTTGAGATGTCTTTCAAAATATTTCATAAAATGCCTGAGAGGGATGTTGTTTCGTGGAATACTATGGTTTCTGCATTCGTTCAAAATGGGTTAGATGATGAAGCTTTAATGCTTGTTTCTGAGATGCAAAAGCAACAGTTTATGATTGATTCCGTAACTGTAACTGCTCTACTTTCGGCTTCATCAAATCTTAGAAACCTGGATATTGGAAAGCAGACCCATGCTTATCTTATTAGGCACGGAATACAATTTGAGGGGATGGAAAGTTATCTCATTGACATGTATGCTAAATCTGGTTCAGTAAGGATTGCAGAACGAATTTTCAAAACAGAGTATACTCATGATAGAGATCAGGCCACTTGGAATTCTATGATTGCTGGATACACACAGAATGGGCTAACTGAAGAAGCTTTTGTTGTCTTTAGGCAGATGCTTGAGCAGAATCTAATACCAAATGCTGTCACCTTAGCATCAATTCTCCCAGCTTGTAATCCAGTGGGAAACATAGATATGGGTAAGCAGCTCCATGCGTTCTCTATCCGCCAGTACCTTGACCAAAATGTATTTGTCGGAACTGCCCTAATTGATGTGTACTCCAAATGTGGCGCAATCACTAATGCTGAAAATGTATTTACTGGAACCCATGAGAAGAATTCTGTCACATACACCACAATGATACTGGGATATGGTCAACATGGAATGGG GAGAGCTCTCTCTTTGTTTCACTCAATGCAGAGATCTGGCATTGTACCTGATGCCATTACCTTTGTTGCAGTCTTGTCTGCCTGTAGTTATGCTGGTTTGGTTGATGAAGGTCTTTCTATATATGATTCAATGAAAAGGGAGTACAATATTAAACCATTAACGGCACACTATTGTTGTATAGCAGACATGTTAGGGAGAGTTGGAAGAGTGGTTGAAGCTTATGAATTTGTCAAAGGGTTGGGTGAAGAGGGTGATGTGACGGAAATTTGGGGATCACTCCTTGGGGCGTGCAGAATTCATAAACATTTTGAATTGGGAAAGATTGTTGCTGAGAAATTGCTTGAAATTGAGGCAGGAAATGGCAAGACTGGCTACCATGTCTTGCTCTCAAATATTTATGCCGAGGAAGGAAAGTGGGAAAATGTTGACAGAGTGAGGAAACAAATGAGGGAAAAAGGCTTGAGAAAGGAGACTGGATGTAGTTGGATTGAGATTACCGGTTTTCTGAACTGTTTTGTGTCTAGGGACCAAAAGCACCCTCAGCGTGATGAGATATATGATATGTTGGAGGAATTGACTACGACGATGAAAGATACTGGTTATAGGCCTTCTCTCAGTTCCCCTCTAGATGCAATCATGGAGCCTAATGAGTGA
- the LOC117621011 gene encoding UDP-glycosyltransferase 71A16-like codes for MKKAAELVFIPSPGVGHLVSAVEIAKLLVARDDQLFITVLTMKLPFDCMPKGTVDAYTDSMSQRIKFVDLPEEAIETRGINPNLFLKFFIENHKAHVKDAVTKLTESDQSDSKPRLAGFVVDLFCTSMIDVADEFGVPTYIFFTSSAGFLGLVFHLQTLHDEQNKDCIEFKDSDAELVVPSFVNPLPAGSVLPGVFLDKHGAAEFINHARRFRETKGILVNTFIELESHALHSISDEGKTPPLYPVGPILNLKSDDNHEGSEILKWLDDQPPSSVVFLCFGSMGSFGEDQVREIACALEHSGLRFLWSLRQAPPKGMVAFPSDYADHKGVLPEGFLDRTVGIGKVIGWAPQVAILAHRAIGGFVSHCGWNSTLESLWHGVPVATWPMYAEQQLNAFQLVRDLGLAVEIKMSYRRDDQVVVSAEEIERGIKVVMEHDSDQRKRVKEMSEKCKKALMDGGSSHSSLGRFIDQLFL; via the coding sequence ATGAAGAAAGCTGCAGAGCTAGTTTTCATTCCTTCCCCAGGTGTTGGCCATCTCGTGTCTGCAGTCGAGATTGCGAAGCTCTTGGTTGCTCGAGACGACCAACTTTTCATCACAGTGCTCACCATGAAGCTACCTTTTGACTGCATGCCCAAGGGTACTGTTGATGCCTACACAGACTCCATGTCACAACGTATCAAGTTCGTCGATCTTCCGGAGGAAGCCATAGAGACTCGGGGCATCAACCCTAACCTCTTCCTCAAGTTTTTCATTGAGAATCATAAGGCCCACGTTAAAGATGCTGTCACCAAACTCACTGAGTCAGATCAGTCCGATTCCAAGCCTAGACTTGCTGGGTTTGTCGTCGACCTGTTCTGCACCTCTATGATAGACGTGGCCGATGAATTTGGGGTTCCTACGTACATCTTCTTCACATCCAGCGCAGGGTTTCTTGGTCTCGTGTTTCACCTCCAAACCCTTCATGATGAGCAGAACAAGGACTGCATTGAGTTCAAGGACTCGGACGCTGAGTTGGTTGTGCCGAGTTTTGTCAACCCATTGCCTGCTGGATCAGTCTTACCTGGTGTGTTTCTGGACAAGCATGGCGCCGCTGAATTCATCAACCATGCCAGAAGGTTTAGAGAAaccaagggtattttggtaaaCACATTCATTGAGCTAGAATCGCATGCCCTTCACTCTATTTCTGACGAGGGCAAAACTCCACCACTGTACCCAGTGGGACCCATACTGAACTTGAAGAGTGACGATAACCATGAAGGTTCGGAAATCTTAAAGTGGCTTGATGATCAGCCTCCGTCGTCTGTAGTGTTCCTCTGCTTTGGGAGCATGGGAAGCTTTGGTGAGGACCAGGTGAGAGAGATAGCGTGCGCGCTGGAGCACAGTGGGCTTCGGTTCTTGTGGTCCCTACGCCAGGCCCCACCAAAAGGGATGGTTGCGTTCCCAAGTGATTATGCAGATCACAAGGGGGTCTTGCCGGAGGGGTTCCTCGACCGGACGGTTGGGATTGGCAAGGTTATAGGATGGGCTCCACAAGTGGCCATCTTAGCTCACCGGGCAATCGGAGGGTTCGTATCCCATTGCGGGTGGAATTCAACGCTGGAGAGTCTATGGCATGGTGTGCCGGTTGCCACATGGCCAATGTACGCGGAGCAACAACTAAATGCCTTTCAACTGGTGAGGGATTTGGGTTTGGCAGTGGAAATTAAGATGAGTTATAGGAGGGACGATCAAGTGGTGGTGAGTGCAGAGGAGATAGAGAGAGGAATAAAAGTGGTGATGGAGCATGATAGTGATCAAAGAAAGAGGGTGAAGGAGATGAGTGAGAAGTGCAAGAAAGCCTTGATGGACGGTGGATCCTCACACTCTTCATTGGGTCGTTTTATAGATCAGCTTTTCCTTTGA
- the LOC117623352 gene encoding putative UDP-glucose flavonoid 3-O-glucosyltransferase 3: MEKASELVFIPSAGMGHLVSAVEMARLLVARHDRLFITVFIMKLPFDSKGTESYIASLEASPVSPRVNFITLPKVPAIDKHISPNSFRNQFVESHKPHVKNAVAKLTEFESDSRPRLAGFVIDMFCTTMIDVADEFGVPTYMFFTSPAGFLGLLFNLQRIRDVYNKDVSEFKDSDAELALPTFVNSVPANVLPSVLLDKDGAKASLGYAKRFRETKGILVNTFMELESHALDSLSDGETPPLYPVGPILNLKSDDSQLDSKQAQQKSDVLEWLDDQPPSSVVFLCFGSMGSFGEDQVREIAWGLERSGLRFLWSLRQPPPKETVASPSDYSDPKAVLPEGFLDRAVGIGKVIGWAPQVAILGHRAIGGFVSHCGWNSTLESLWFGVPVATWPMYAEQQLNAFELVRELGLAVEIKMEYRRDFYGESPKVVKAEEIERGIREVMVQDSDLRKRVKEISEKSKKALMDGGSSHSSLGHFLHQIFL; the protein is encoded by the coding sequence ATGGAGAAAGCTTCAGAGCTAGTCTTCATCCCCTCCGCCGGCATGGGCCACCTCGTCTCCGCCGTCGAGATGGCAAGGCTCCTCGTTGCTCGACACGACCGACTTTTCATCACCGTCTTCATCATGAAGCTGCCCTTCGACTCCAAAGGCACCGAGTCCTACATAGCCTCCCTCGAGGCCTCTCCCGtgtcgccacgtgtcaactTCATCACCCTCCCAAAAGTTCCTGCCATAGACAAGCACATCAGCCCCAACTCCTTCCGCAACCAGTTCGTCGAAAGTCACAAACCCCACGTCAAAAACGCTGTCGCCAAACTCACCGAGTTTGAGTCCGATTCAAGGCCTCGGCTCGCTGGGTTCGTCATCGACATGTTTTGTACAACAATGATCGACGTGGCGGATGAATTTGGGGTTCCTACTTACATGTTCTTCACTTCACCAGCTGGGTTTCTGGGGTTGTTGTTTAACCTACAGAGAATTCGTGACGTGTATAACAAGGACGTGAGTGAGTTCAAGGACTCGGACGCTGAGTTGGCCCTGCCCACTTTTGTCAACTCGGTTCCTGCCAATGTTTTGCCCAGTGTGCTTCTGGACAAGGACGGCGCGAAGGCGAGCCTCGGCTATGCCAAACGGTTTAGAGAAaccaagggtattttggtaaaTACATTTATGGAGCTGGAATCGCACGCTCTTGATTCTCTTTCTGATGGTGAAACCCCACCGTTGTATCCTGTGGGCCCCATCTTGAACCTAAAGAGTGATGATAGCCAATTGGATTCAAAGCAGGCGCAACAGAAGTCTGATGTATTGGAGTGGCTAGATGATCAGCCTCCGTCGTCTGTGGTGTTCCTGTGCTTTGGGAGCATGGGAAGCTTTGGTGAGGACCAGGTGAGAGAGATAGCATGGGGGCTTGAGCGGAGTGGGCTCCGGTTCTTGTGGTCTCTACGCCAGCCGCCACCAAAGGAGACCGTTGCGTCCCCTAGTGACTATTCAGATCCCAAGGCGGTGTTGCCCGAAGGGTTCCTCGATCGGGCGGTTGGAATAGGAAAGGTCATAGGGTGGGCCCCGCAGGTGGCGATCTTGGGCCACCGGGCAATTGGCGGGTTCGTATCTCACTGCGGGTGGAATTCGACGCTTGAGAGTCTATGGTTCGGGGTGCCGGTTGCCACGTGGCCAATGTACGCTGAGCAACAATTAAATGCCTTTGAATTGGTGAGGGAGTTGGGATTGGCTGTGGAAATCAAGATGGAGTATAGGAGGGACTTTTATGGGGAGAGTCCGAAGGTTGTGAAGGCAgaagagatagagagaggaaTAAGGGAGGTGATGGTGCAGGATAGTGATTTAAGGAAGAGGGTGAAAGAGATCAGTGAGAAGAGCAAGAAAGCCTTGATGGATGGTGGGTCCTCACACTCTTCATTGGGACATTTTCttcatcagatttttctctga
- the LOC117620525 gene encoding putative UDP-glucose flavonoid 3-O-glucosyltransferase 3, with protein sequence MEKASHLVVIPSGRIGHLVSAVEISKLLVSRHDQLFITVLIMKLPFDSKGTEAYRASLEASPVLPRVNFITLPKVPDLDKHLSSHSFRNQFVESHKTHVKNAVAELTESQSDSRPRLAGFVIDMFCTTMIDVADDFGIPTYMFFTSPAGFLGLLFNLQRIRHVYGKDVSEFKDSDTELSLPTFVNSVPGRVLPSAVLDKEGAETFLSYAKRFTETKGILVNTFKELEPHALDSLSDGENPPLYPVGPMLNLMSDETQSGSEQAQRKSDILEWLDDQPPSSVVFLCFGSMGSFDEDQVREIALGLERSGLRFLWSLRQPPPKGTVVSPGDYSDLTWVLPVGFLDRTAAMGKVIGWAPQVAILAHPAVGGFVSHCGWNSTLESLWFGVPMAAWPVYAEQQLNAFELVRELGLAVAIKMDYRRDTQVVVSAEEIERGIREVMVQDSDLRKRVKEMSEKSKKALMEGGSSHSSLGHFLDQIFL encoded by the coding sequence ATGGAGAAAGCTTCACACCTAGTCGTCATCCCATCCGGCCGCATCGGCCATCTCGTCTCCGCCGTCGAGATTTCGAAGCTCCTTGTTTCCCGCCACGACCAACTTTTCATCACCGTCCTCATCATGAAGCTACCCTTCGACTCCAAGGGCACAGAGGCCTACAGAGCCTCCCTCGAAGCCTCTCCCGtattgccacgtgtcaactTCATCACCCTCCCAAAAGTCCCAGACCTAGACAAGCACCTCAGCTCCCACTCCTTCCGCAACCAATTCGTCGAAAGCCACAAAACCCACGTCAAAAACGCGGTCGCCGAACTCACCGAGTCACAGTCCGATTCGAGGCCTCGGCTTGCTGGGTTCGTCATCGACATGTTTTGCACAACAATGATCGATGTGGCGGATGATTTTGGGATTCCTACGTACATGTTCTTCACTTCACCTGCTGGGTTTCTCGGGCTGCTGTTTAACCTACAAAGAATTCGCCATGTGTATGGCAAGGACGTCAGTGAGTTCAAAGACTCGGACACTGAGTTGTCCCTGCCCACTTTTGTCAACTCGGTTCCCGGCAGAGTCTTGCCTAGTGCGGTTCTCGACAAAGAGGGCGCGGAGACCTTTCTAAGCTATGCCAAACGGTTTACAgaaaccaagggcattttggtAAATACATTCAAGGAGCTAGAACCACATGCTCTTGATTCTCTTTCTGATGGTGAAAACCCGCCTTTGTATCCTGTGGGTCCCATGTTGAATCTGATGAGTGATGAGACCCAATCGGGTTCGGAGCAGGCCCAACGGAAGTCTGATATATTGGAGTGGCTAGATGATCAGCCTCCTTCGTCCGTGGTGTTCCTGTGCTTTGGGAGCATGGGAAGCTTTGACGAGGACCAGGTGAGGGAGATAGCGTTGGGGCTGGAGCGGAGTGGGCTCCGGTTCTTGTGGTCTCTACGCCAGCCCCCACCAAAGGGGACCGTTGTGTCCCCTGGTGACTACTCGGATCTCACGTGGGTCTTGCCCGTAGGGTTCCTCGATCGAACCGCTGCGATGGGAAAGGTCATAGGGTGGGCTCCGCAGGTGGCCATCTTGGCGCACCCGGCAGTAGGAGGGTTCGTATCCCACTGCGGGTGGAATTCCACGCTTGAGAGCCTGTGGTTCGGGGTGCCGATGGCCGCGTGGCCGGTGTACGCGGAGCAACAATTAAATGCCTTTGAATTGGTAAGGGAGTTGGGTTTGGCAGTGGCAATTAAGATGGATTATAGGAGAGACACCCAAGTGGTGGTGAGTGCAGAGGAGATAGAGAGAGGTATAAGGGAGGTGATGGTGCAGGATAGTGATTTAAGGAAGAGGGTGAAAGAGATGAGTGAGAAGAGCAAGAAAGCATTGATGGAAGGTGGCTCCTCACACTCTTCATTGGGACATTTTCTTGATCAGATTTTCCTTTGA
- the LOC117620580 gene encoding UDP-glycosyltransferase 71A16-like: MKRPAQLVFIPAPGVGHIVSTVEIAKQLVARDDQLFITILIMKLPFDKLFTNTDPSISHRISFVNLPESHIDTQGLAFTSFIKTFVQGHKTHVKDAVTKLLAESAQAELAGIVIDMFCTPMINVADEFQIPSYLFFTSGAATLGFWFHLQSLHDEQGKDVAEITGWESESIVPSFINPVPAGVWPRVMRTKEGATDFIDFAAGFRQTKGILINTFRELEPHALRSLSDGKFPPVYPVGPLLNLKSDDGHVGSDQSIQKSDILEWLDDQPPSSVVFLCFGSMGSFSEAQVKEIACALEQSGQRFLWSLRKPEPKGKMGMPTDYADVKGVLPEGFLDRTAGIGKVIGWAPQVAILAHPGVGGFVSHCGWNSTLESIWCGVPVATWPLYAEQQLNAFELVKDLGLGVEIKIDYNQDSEVVVSAEEIERGIRQVMEKDSDLRARVKEISEKSKKALSDGGSSYSSLGRFLDQI, translated from the coding sequence atgaagaGACCAGCACAACTTGTGTTCATCCCAGCCCCAGGCGTTGGCCACATCGTGTCAACGGTCGAGATCGCGAAACAACTCGTTGCTCGAGATGACCAGCTCTTCATCACCATCCTCATCATGAAGCTCCCCTTCGACAAGCTCTTCACCAATACAGACCCTTCAATCTCACACCGCATCAGCTTCGTCAACCTCCCggagtcccacatcgacaCACAGGGCCTTGCCTTCACTTCCTTCATCAAAACATTCGTCCAAGGCCACAAAACCCACGTCAAAGATGCCGTCACAAAGTTACTCGCTGAGTCCGCTCAGGCCGAGCTTGCCGGGATTGTCATCGACATGTTCTGCACCCCCATGATCAACGTGGCGGACGAATTCCAGATTCCTTCCTACCTCTTCTTCACCTCCGGCGCAGCGACTCTAGGGTTCTGGTTCCACCTCCAGTCACTTCATGATGAGCAGGGGAAGGACGTTGCTGAGATAACTGGGTGGGAATCTGAGTCGATCGTCCCGAGTTTCATCAACCCCGTGCCTGCTGGAGTCTGGCCGAGAGTGATGCGAACGAAGGAAGGCGCTACAGACTTCATCGATTTTGCAGCGGGGTTTAGACAAACCAAGGGTATTTTGATAAACACTTTCAGGGAGCTGGAACCACATGCTCTTCGTTCTCTTTCTGATGGTAAATTCCCACCGGTGTACCCTGTGGGGCCCCTGTTGAATCTGAAGAGTGATGATGGCCACGTTGGCTCGGACCAGTCCATTCAGAAGTCTGATATCTTGGAGTGGCTTGATGATCAGCCTCCTTCCTCGGTGGTGTTCCTGTGCTTTGGGAGCATGGGAAGCTTTAGTGAGGCGCAGGTGAAGGAGATAGCGTGTGCGCTGGAGCAAAGCGGGCAGCGGTTCTTGTGGTCCCTACGGAAGCCCGAGCCAAAAGGTAAGATGGGGATGCCGACCGATTATGCGGATGTCAAGGGAGTCTTGCCTGAAGGGTTTCTTGATCGGACGGCTGGGATAGGGAAGGTCATAGGATGGGCTCCACAAGTGGCCATTTTGGCCCACCCGGGGGTCGGAGGGTTTGTGTCCCATTGTGGGTGGAATTCTACGCTGGAGAGCATATGGTGTGGTGTGCCGGTTGCCACGTGGCCATTGTACGCAGAACAACAACTAAATGCGTTTGAGCTGGTGAAGGATTTGGGATTGGGTGTGGAAATTAAGATAGATTATAATCAGGACAGTGAAGTGGTGGTGAGTGCAGAGGAGATAGAGAGAGGGATAAGGCAAGTGATGGAGAAGGACAGTGATTTAAGAGCGAGGGTGAAGGAAATTAGTGAAAAGAGCAAGAAGGCTTTGTCGGATGGTGGTTCTTCATATTCTTCCTTGGGACGTTTTCTTGACCAGATTTAA
- the LOC117622643 gene encoding UDP-glycosyltransferase 71A16-like: protein MKRPAELVFIPAAGIGHVVSTIEIAKLLVSRDDRLFITLLIMKRPFDKLFTNTDSSISPRINFVNLPDTETTDLSCFKFFVENQKTQVRDAVAKLVESNQSGSSKPRLAGFVVDMFCTTMIDVANEFEVPSYVFFTSSAACLGLLFHLQTLRDEHGKDVAEFAHSDSDLVVPSFVNPLPASVLPGKLLDKESAESFLNYARRFRETKGILVNTFWELESHALHSISYGKNPPVYPVGPLLNIKSSDDDKVWDILSWLHDQPPLSVVFLCFGSMGSFGEAQVKEIAYALEHTGLRFLWSLRQPPPKGKMAMPSDYADPSGVLPEGFLDRTAKIGKVIGWAPQVDILAHSSIGGFVSHCGWNSTLESLWYGVPVATWPMYAEQQTNAFQLVKELGLAVEIKLDYRKDSEVVVSAQDIERGIRQVMEHDSVIRKRVKEISEKSKKSLMNGGSSCSSLGRFIDQI from the coding sequence ATGAAGAGACCAGCAGAACTTGTGTTCATCCCAGCCGCAGGCATTGGCCATGTTGTGTCCACAATTGAGATAGCAAAGCTCTTAGTTTCTCGTGATGACCGTCTCTTCATCACACTTCTCATCATGAAACGACCCTTTGACAAACTCTTCACAAACACAGACTCTTCAATCTCACCACGCATCAACTTCGTCAACCTCCCCGACACCGAAACAACAGATCTCTCTTGCTTCAAATTCTTCGTCGAAAATCAGAAGACCCAAGTCAGAGATGCCGTCGCTAAACTCGTTGAGTCAAATCAGTCTGGCTCCTCAAAGCCCCGGCTCGCCGGGTTCGTGGTTGACATGTTCTGCACCACCATGATTGACGTGGCCAATGAGTTTGAGGTACCTTCTTACGTGTTCTTCACCTCCAGTGCTGCATGTCTCGGGCTCTTGTTCCACCTCCAGACGCTTCGGGACGAGCATGGCAAGGATGTGGCTGAGTTTGCGCACTCGGATTCTGACTTGGTCGTCCCGAGTTTTGTCAATCCTCTGCCTGCTAGCGTCTTGCCTGGTAAGCTACTGGACAAGGAGAGTGCTGAATCATTCCTCAACTATGCCAGGAGGTTTAGAGAAaccaagggtattttggtaaaTACATTCTGGGAGCTGGAATCGCATGCCCTTCATTCTATTTCTTATGGTAAAAACCCACCAGTGTACCCTGTGGGACCCTTATTGAACATCAAGAGTAGTGATGATGATAAGGTTTGGGATATCTTGAGTTGGCTTCATGATCAACCACCGTTGTCCGTAGTTTTCCTCTGCTTTGGGAGCATGGGAAGCTTCGGTGAGGCCCAAGTGAAGGAGATAGCATATGCGCTAGAGCACACTGGGCTCCGGTTCTTGTGGTCCCTACGCCAGCCCCCACCAAAAGGGAAGATGGCTATGCCAAGCGACTATGCGGACCCTAGTGGAGTCTTACCCGAAGGGTTTCTTGATCGAACGGCTAAAATTGGGAAGGTCATAGGGTGGGCCCCACAAGTGGACATTTTGGCCCACTCGTCAATCGGAGGGTTCGTATCCCATTGTGGATGGAATTCCACGCTGGAGAGCTTGTGGTACGGTGTTCCGGTGGCCACGTGGCCAATGTATGCGGAGCAACAAACAAACGCCTTTCAGCTGGTAAAAGAATTGGGATTGGCTGTGGAGATCAAGTTGGATTATAGGAAGGACAGTGAGGTGGTTGTGAGTGCACAAGACATAGAGAGAGGAATAAGACAAGTGATGGAGCATGATAGTGTTATAAGGAAGAGGGTGAAGGAAATAAGTGAAAAGAGCAAAAAATCCCTGATGAATGGTGGATCCTCATGCTCTTCATTGGGTCGTTTTATTGATCAGATTTAA